From the genome of Buchnera aphidicola (Muscaphis stroyani), one region includes:
- the rsxD gene encoding electron transport complex subunit RsxD, which yields MNVLHIYNVYSTRQIMFLVVIACIPGICSKCYFFGCGTLIQVLSFIALSFLSETILVKVRAKSFSKNVKDNSGIVTALLLGVSVPPLIPWWMIVIGVFFSIVVAKHLYGGLGQNIFNPAMIGYAVLLISFPLHMSNWIEKNDNFLRFKDIQNAVNIIFTKNTNINNTVNVQFFPDCVTQATPLNHFKNQTHLNYDNVIQNTINSNQQEIIKVSWICINISFLIGGLFLIYKKVICWRIPFSILLTLCLCSSINYFFLKNISSSPLVHLFSGGTMICAFFIATDPVTTACTNIGRIIFGILVGFLVYFIRNYSDYPDSIAFAVLFSNMITPLIDYYIRYSGYGHKRI from the coding sequence ATGAATGTTCTTCATATTTACAACGTTTATAGTACTAGACAAATAATGTTTTTAGTTGTCATAGCTTGTATTCCAGGTATTTGTTCAAAGTGTTATTTTTTTGGATGTGGAACTTTAATACAGGTGCTGTCTTTTATAGCGCTTTCTTTTTTATCTGAAACAATTCTTGTTAAAGTGCGTGCTAAAAGTTTTAGCAAAAATGTAAAAGATAATTCAGGAATAGTAACTGCATTGCTTCTTGGTGTAAGCGTTCCGCCTTTGATTCCTTGGTGGATGATTGTAATCGGCGTTTTTTTTTCTATTGTTGTTGCTAAACATTTATATGGTGGACTCGGTCAAAATATATTTAATCCTGCTATGATTGGATATGCAGTATTATTGATTTCATTTCCATTGCATATGAGTAATTGGATTGAAAAAAATGATAATTTTTTGCGTTTTAAAGACATCCAAAACGCTGTAAATATTATTTTTACAAAAAATACAAATATTAATAATACAGTAAATGTTCAATTTTTTCCTGATTGCGTTACACAAGCAACTCCTTTAAATCATTTTAAAAATCAAACTCATTTAAATTATGATAATGTCATTCAAAATACTATTAATTCAAATCAACAAGAAATAATAAAAGTAAGTTGGATATGCATTAATATTAGTTTTTTAATTGGCGGATTATTCTTAATATATAAGAAGGTAATTTGTTGGCGAATCCCGTTTAGTATTTTATTAACTTTATGTTTATGTTCAAGTATTAATTATTTTTTTTTAAAAAATATATCATCATCTCCTTTAGTACATTTGTTTTCAGGAGGAACTATGATATGTGCTTTTTTCATTGCTACTGATCCTGTGACTACTGCTTGTACTAACATTGGAAGAATAATTTTTGGTATTCTAGTAGGCTTTTTAGTTTATTTTATTCGTAATTATAGCGATTATCCAGATTCAATTGCGTTTGCAGTTTTGTTTTCCAATATGATTACTCCATTAATTGATTACTACATTAGGTATTCTGGGTATGGCCACAAACGTATATAA